A genomic stretch from Coregonus clupeaformis isolate EN_2021a chromosome 23, ASM2061545v1, whole genome shotgun sequence includes:
- the LOC123481746 gene encoding nectin-3-like produces MLQKLCCVILLIIQRDTESTQLIGGRRTVVQGEGVDLSCRLIETTKELKHITWQKSTWEEKQKHNCMQIYPNGFTDFDAPNGLTGRVQFIGNPSENLGSIRITAVRLLDEGTFTCIFSVFPSGAYNIEIPLTVVVPPVVSVTVNVPLVIEENDIVLATCVAAGAKPQAEMRWNTGAFSSLLRTVTNSTQHVNRTTTVLSHLLGVPTRAANHEQVQCVVNQSALATEKTYNYTIDIHYPPQAVNITLNETSQTSVLCVADGNPQPNYTWSRVGKPWPGSSVRAEGDILHLLSLSSELNGLYVCEASNPYGRATGSLYVHASSETSAACWVLLVVILYLIVAAAALVWYWWKYGQFPWRSPVPGTITALINRRTE; encoded by the exons GTACACAGTTGATTGGGGGACGCAGGACTGTGGTACAGGGGGAGGGTGTGGACTTATCCTGCAGACTGATAGAGACAACCAAGGAGCTCAAACACATAACATGGCAGAAAAGTACTTGGGAAGAAAAACAGAAACATAATTGTATGCAGATTTATCCAAATGGTTTTACTGACTTTGATGCACCAAATGGATTGACAGGTAGAGTCCAGTTTATTGGAAACCCATCAGAAAACCTTGGATCTATTAGAATAACAGCTGTCAGACTGTTGGATGAAGGCACCTTCACATGTATCTTCAGTGTTTTCCCCagtggagcatacaatatagagATACCTCTGACTGTGGTTG TTCCTCCAGTGGTGAGTGTGACAGTCAATGTTCCTCTTGTAATTGAGGAAAATGACATTGTCTTGGCAACCTGTGTGGCTGCTGGTGCCAAGCCACAGGCGGAGATGAGGTGGAACACGGGTGCATTCAGCAGTTTGTTGAGGACGGTGACCAACTCCACCCAGCACGTCAACAGAACCACCACAGTACTCAGCCACCTGCTCGGGGTGCCAACCAGAGCAGCCAATCACGAGCAGGTCCAGTGTGTGGTCAACCAGTCTGCCCTGGCAACAGAGAAGACCTACAACTACACCATAGACATCCACT aTCCACCTCAGGCAGTGAACATTACCCTTAATGAGACCTCTCAAACCTCAGTCCTATGTGTAGCAGATGGCAACCCACAACCCAACTACACCTGGAGCAG AGTGGGCAAGCCATGGCCTGGGTCTTCAGTGAGAGCAGAGGGAGACATACTGCACCTCCTCAGTCTCAGCTCTGAGCTGAATGGTCTCTATGTCTGTGAGGCCTCCAACCCCTACGGACGAGCAACTGGCTCCCTCTATGTACACGCATCCTCTG aGACCTCTGCTGCCTGTTGGGTTCTACTCGTTGTCATTCTATATCTgattgttgctgctgctgcactCGTATGGTACTGGTGGAAATACGGACAGTTTCCTTG GCGTTCACCAGTTCCAGGCACCATCACGG CTCTAATAAATCGCCGGACGGAGTGA